Sequence from the Erythrolamprus reginae isolate rEryReg1 chromosome 2, rEryReg1.hap1, whole genome shotgun sequence genome:
taaaatgaggacccagattgtgggggcaatatgctggctttgttaaaacatgctattgctaacatgttgtaagccgccctgagtctaaggagaagagcggcataaaaattgaataaataaataaataaatatcaccccCAAtctacaaacatcaactaatcaccATACAttaattacatcaatgaccccaggtgttaccatTTATAGCTGTCAATTctgataacaataaaaacaatttgcACTGCTATTGTACATATCCGAGTACAGCAACATTCAGCAAATATATAGTACTTGCAAACATTTCCTACGCTGGGTGAAATTCTGATCAAGACCACAAACAATAAGCTGttcatgaaaaaaacaaacacccgACTtaacttgattttaaaaaattctacctGAAACACTGATTAGAAGAAAGAATTGTGGAATTAGACAACCCTGAATAGATGTTCAGTGTGCAAGTAATTGTATTATACTTTGTACAATGCTAGGAAAAAATGAAACTAATCTATTCTGAACTATTAGTCATAAATCATCTTTGCAATGCTGGTTTACATTAACTGAATCCCAGTTAAGCcttaaagatttttattaatatgcttGATTGGTCACAAATAATCATCAAGAGCAAAGGAAATGACCAAATGGACTGATCTAAACATTCATATCTCACTGTGTCTACTTTGCTGGATAGATGGCAGGAGATTAGGTAAATTTCCTTTTTCACTGAGACACTTTGCTCTAATATGTttagaaataccgtatttttcagagtaaaaacagaataaaaagctttgggtgggcagagccaacctcctccccccccccaaaaaaaaatcccttctagaACTGGTTTGCTGTAAGAAACTATTCCAGTTGCAGAATAAATTGCATGTACATtaatctgattaattaattaatctgattaattaatctaatcacacacacacacaccccagggtgatggacggacagttggaattgtccttgggaggcaaaacccacagtcactccatcttatcagggttgagtttgagtctgttgacatccatccagaccccaacagcctccaggcaccggcacatcacatccactgcttcgctgactggacatgggatggagatgtaaagctgggtatcatctgcgtactgatgatacctcaccccatgtccttggatgatctcacccagcagtttcatgtagatattaaatatcccttgttttcctcccccaaaactaaggtgcatcttatactccagtgtgtcttatatgcTGAAATTATTAAAGCTATTAAATCACACGACACCCAGTATTCCAGATTAGAGCATTGGTTTATAATGTACATATTTTAATGAACCATCTTATtgatgtacaagtagtccttgacttacaatagttcatttagtgatcattcaaggttacaacagcacaggaaaaaagtgatttatgaccatttttcaaagtTGTGACCTTTGCAGGATTCCCCCATgatcatgcgatcaaaattcagatgattggcaattggttcatatttatgatagttgcagtgacCCAGGGTCAAGTGATCATTTAACAAGAAGATTAGTAATATATCAGctacagtgatttacttaacaattgtggcaaggcaGTTCATTAAATCAGGGAGAACACACACAACAAATGTTTAAATTGAGAACATAAATTTTTGGCTCAGTTGAAAAAGTTTCAAAGTGAATGAAAGATAAGTTCATATCTGATACAAATATTTATTCAACATGTTTCACCAGTCATAGTTTGCCATCAGATACAACAAAAGTTTTAACTTCGACTTTTGGGCATTCATTTCACtgcaataatttttttctgaacagcacttgaagattattttttattattttattgcttatttgaccccacgacaatcattaagtgttgtaccttatgattcttgacaaatgtatcttttcttttatgtacactgagatcatatgcaccaaagacaaattccttgtgtgtctaataatTCCTtattggtcaataaagaattatatcctattctgttctgttgttctattctattctaagctaAAGCAAATGCAATAATGCATAATCTAAGAAGGAATGCCTCAAAGAGCTTTGCTATGTCATGAAAGGCATCTGATCAGTTTCAGTGTTCAAATTTGTTTATGATTCTATGGTCTGCTCTGTCACAAATGCTTTAAATTGGATTCTTGCGTTGAACAGAGAATTGAATTCATTGGCCTAAATGGCTTCTTCCACCAGGCTTTCCTTACACAATGGTttgaaaaatgttttataaaaattGAAACAATATTCATATTTTGGAATGTACAACAGTAGTTATAGCAAAACAGCAGCTGCAACAAAATGAACACATTGCCAGTATCTTCAATTAGCAGCTGAAATTCTACACATGATGAACTATGTATCAAGAATTTACTTCAAAATGAGGAAGTATCATAAAGCcgctccatttaaaaaaaatttaaatactgactatttatttatttatttattggatttgtatgctgcccctctccgaggacctggggtggctcacaatatatcaaaacaatatacatatttaaaaatccaattaatatagctattcccattcacacaataaaacatactacactcatcggccagggggctagggtctaacggccccaagcctggtggcagatAGGTCTttaacttttacggaaggcgaggagggtgggggcagtgcaaatctctcgggggagctgattccagagggctgggaaggctcttcccctaggccccgccaagcgacattgtctggttgctgggacctggagaaggccaactttgtgggacctaaccggttgctgggactcatgtggcagaaggcggtcccagaggtaatctggtctgatgccatgtaacgcattataggtcataaccaacaatttgaattgcgtccggaaaccaatcggcagccaatgcagtccgcggagtgctggagaaatatgggaaggcctatacagtggtacctctacttaagaacgcctctacttaagaacttttctagataagaactgggtgttccaagacttttttgcctcttcttaagaaccattttctacttaagaacccaagcccggaaaaatttcccaggaaatttgaaagcagcatgaaggcccggccagtttcctgccatttcccctttaatcccggccatcttgggcttttctgggctgccagaggagcctttcaatggtgcttaaggaagctttggcagtccagactaAACGAAgcaatttcctttctctgggtgcttggagagggaataaacgtctgccagcgcccagagaaaagaaacattcccttcactctgggcagcccaagcGAATGGAgccctttcctttctctgagcgcttggagagggaataaaccacttcgctgtggtgactccctcgttctgcctcccatacacctggcacaagattgcctcccggagcatctggggacagaaaggcaaaagggggcgtttcaacccagccggatcaactcggcttcagccaaaccaagtcatcacagtgaaggaaaggcccGGCTAGAAAGTGAGCGAACGAAAGGaaaagggagcccttcagcatggtaaagaagaggaagcaggtagcagccgccgccgccgcctttcagtcaaaggagtgggaggtttcccccctctcgcccacctgggtctctctctctctggcacagtgtatgggaggcagacttgtgccaggtgtatgggaggcgcatgctcctcctcgccacctcagagtccctctttttttttttaagccttaaggttttgtatttttttgattcacctcaccttcttccttcggcagcaactatcctcctcctcttcctcctctcacccaaattccaagcttttatttctttcctaatgggtttgcacgcattatttgcttttacattgattcctatggaaaaaattgcttctacttacaaacttttctacttgagaacctggtcacggaaagaattaagttcttaagtagaggtaccactgtatataggccTAATTGACTATATTGTGTTTTAACTTACCGTAGTTAAGATGTTACTTTTGACTGTATATGTCCTAGATAAGTTTACTCTATTTAGGGTCTTGAATAcataccattttatttattttatttatttattttccatatgTTTATTGATAAAATACTGAAATACAAAGTAGAACAAGGaaacattaaaatacaaaaacgttttttaaagaaaatcaatgaTTGCATTTGTATTTTAAATACATAGTAAAACAACAAAAAGTACTTTTTAAAATTGATGTATCTTCCCTTTACCTCCTATTTGCATCCCCATCCCCATCCCATATTTGAACTTTGCATCAATCATTAGTATTTGTTGAGTCCTGAGAAGCATATTCTCTTTGGTATACTGTAAATAAATGAGACCATTTCTACTTGAATTTAGTTAAATTTCTATTGCAACATGTCAATTTTGTCATTGTAACACATTCTCCAATCTTAGTTTTTCAGTCTAATATCATGGCCAAGCAATATACTGTTTCAGCTTAATTTGAGATTACAACAGCTATATTAAGCATTACATTATCCACAATGCTCACATCCTCTGCTGTTATTTAGATGTGGCACAAGAGGAGAAATGCATTGATTGTGAAATCCTTTGGAgaaggagtctccaaccttggctactttaaaaCTTATGGACTTTAGCTtccagccttccccagccagctttgcaaggttggagacccctgctttagagaccACACAAGTGTGCAAAacagcagtatataagtccaataCATGCAAGCACTCCATATTTTCACACCTGCAATAATTGCCAAGAAGAAACGTTAATCTCCCCTTACTCATGTTTTAAATCAAActttctacaggtagtcctcaacctatgaccacaattgatctCAACATTTATGTTGCCAAGTGAGTAATTTGTTGAGTGttaccccattttatgatttttctcgtcacatttgttaagtgaatcactgcagttcttaaattagtaacaaaagctattaagtgaatctgggttccacattgagtttgcttgtcacaTGACCCCCCCGACATTCAAACGTCCTaagtgtgagtcagttgccatccAAATATTTACATAGGGATCCTGCAACGGTCATAACTGTAAAAAATGGAcagaagtcactttttcagtgatgttgtgaCTTAAAagagttactaaatgaactgcagcaaattaaggactacctgtgttgtggttagctctggcccagctcctgccccaaggactatggatgtgggggagacatccacatgctgcaggcctgttttgctcccactcctgcggaatctgctgatgaaggctcctctgaccaagaagacatgagtgacagggaggaggagagtgtggcagacagctcagaaggagatcaattatctagctcctccttggattcagaacaagaattagtgatacagccacgcatgcggagagcgatgcatagacagcaacaactgagagattattatcaaagaaaatgaggccacctgtggttgggtggggctgtggtaattagtgaggctgctataaatagcagcctgtgggtttggccattgtggaggattatctgaacgttgtatttcgtgcctgctttgctgactttgaccgttgtgtgctgatttttcccccctttgaaactaaaccagagcaaagtgtgtttcactttgtgaaagaagaaggactgtgaattgcctcacagctgcaagctaagtatcacagaactgataagggacttgtacaaattaccagttagtttggagacaagtgctctttgctataccaaaagagggcttaagtgaattttcattataaagaacattgttttgaattttcaaacgtgtgtgtgtgtctgaaatttgtacctgtgaatttttgggaggagtctaccagagagcccgacaaaacaaCCTGTATTCCTTCTTATCGGTTACACTGAAGGGAAGCTACTGAAGCACACTGCCCATCATTGGCTTCATTGGATAAAAACCTTGCACTCTGGATATTAGTTAATTCCTCAAAATTGTGTGCAAATGAGAACAACGGTAGCGATTATTTGGAGCAGAGAATGCAGTCGATAGTCAAATTCAATCCTGGATATATTATTCAcgctaaaaataattcaaaaaaatcctcttttgttttgatttaagtttttttttaatttttgcctCGTATGATTATACAATGCTTTCCTCAAAAAAATtgtaaataaaaagaactaaataATTTGTACGGGCgtaaaatacaattttagtaatACACTATCATTCTTATTACTAGAACAACTATACAGCAATGACCAAACTGTAAAAAAATAGCAATGGACCCAATTGAAGCATATCCATCACGTAGTGAAAAATCAGTCTAGGCTTCTAACTTTATCGATCCCAGTACTGATTGTGCGTCTTTATATTCTTCAGATTCTTCCAAATCTTTTtcgttttcctgaaaataaataaaaacttctaaatattttcaaaagtgtgCCTCCAACCTTTAGAAGAAACAGCATCTTATAATACtgaaatttacttatttattatttatttattgtatttgtatgccgcccctctccgaggacttggggtggctcacaacatatcaaacaaaatacaatgtacatatctaaaaaatccaattaatatcgctaaatttttaaaaaaactagtaacatttaaaatcattcattcccattcacacagcaagacatactacacttgtcggccaggggtctagggtctaatgaccccaagcctggcggcagagataggtctttaaacttttacggaaggtgaggagggtggcagtgtgaatctctggggagagctgatttcagagggccgggccccacacagagaaggctcttcccctaggtcccaccaaacgacattgtctagttgacaggacctggagaaggccaactctgtgggacctaactggctgctgggactcatgcagcagaaggtggtcccggaggtaatctggtccgaaatTGTTGTTAGCACCAGTGGAAAAAGCAGCAGGAGAAAGCAATCATATCCTACATGAGGTTTCCTAAGGCATTTGTGATGGAATGCACAACCTGAAGAATCATTGAGAGTGGGTACTGAGTTATGAGAGAGAGACCCAGATTAAGAGATTACACAGTCCCAAACAGGAAAGGGCATAGGAGAAGAGATTCAGATAAGCCCTGCCCTAGAATCtctcagttttcccccaaataagaccgggtcttatattaatttttgctgcaAAAGAcacattagggcttattttccagttAGGTTTTATTTTCTGGTTGATCATCTTAACTGGGCCTTAATTTTGAGGTAGGTCTTAAATTACGAACATTCTGAAAAATCATACTGGGGCTTATTTTCCAGTTGGGTCTTATTTTTCAGGGAAACAGAACATATCTAATAGGTTAGATGGTTATAGCTTTCATTTAACAAAATCCTGCCCATTTGTTGTAAGCAAATAAAGGACTGAACTTGACAGGACTTCATTGCGTTGACTAAGGGCTTGGCAGCATCTGATTGTCTACTGTCAAAAACAGGATGCTAAACAAGGTACACCTTTGGTGTTATCAATAaggatgctgactctgtaaattgcttaaaaGATGGCTGTAAAAcaccatgaagtggtatgtaagtcttattgctattgctatagaaaAGAGCTTCCAGAAATGATCTAAAATGAAGACCCAATGGGCCACATGTTTCCTAAAGTTATGACAACTTCTAATAAACAGTGAATGCTGGGTTAGAAAATTTCCTTTACCTTATAACTCTGAAATAGACTGGAAGGGGAAAACATACAAATCAGGCTTTGTGTTTGTTAATACACTGGATCTAGTAACTTCCAACACTTTAGAGCAGTCAATTTCCACACCCCGTCCTAAAGCTGTGAATACCAACCTGTTTACCACAAGCCAATATTTCACCCACTGCATTTCACATATTTTATATCAACCCTATTTCAATTTAAACATTATCTGATTAAAATTTTGCATCAAGTATTAAATGGTTGATTGTAATGGAAATTCTTAAGTCACTGAAaatcagagagaaagggagaggttttttgggggggacaacTATTTTGGGTTGGCTATTTTAATGTAAATAGTACACTTTTTCTGTAAAAATGATAAATTTATTCTTAAATATTCATATTTGTAATGTGCCTAAAAGGCGTCTATTTTGGCAATAATGAAATATGCCCATTAACAATTTAGTGATCTATCAAAACAGAATGATGTATAAATTAATCTAAGTTCAGCTGGCAGTCCTATAGAAAAATTCTTCTTCCATACTTACTAATAGTTGAACAAGGTCAGAATGTGCAGCTTCCAGTCGGCGATGACAATCAGGAATCATCATTCGAGATTCTTGCAAGATCTCAGTCTAAAAAGTAAAAGTAGTTCTTAAATAAGAGATAACTTTCCATTTTGATATTAACTGCCTAAAACCAGACATCACATTGATGTATATATTCATATGCATAAACAGTATTTTATTAAAGAAAGAGTATTCAATATTACTTCTACCTTCAAGCAAAAACGATTAGAAAGCTTTCTATGAAATAGTTATTTAAAATACTATTTGATATAAACTATTTCCCCTGCGGTTAGAAACAGCTTCGTCCAAAATGGGATCAGCTGGTTATATAAATATCTCCTACATCTTTTgggtaataaataaaaacagtgttCAGATAATACCGCACAGAGATAATTACTGCATGAAAAAAGTTATTGAGTTATTGATCACATTGGATGCTCACTGCAGGAGGTTCTCACTGAGAAAAaggtaaagaaaaatgaaaagcaaaggCCAGCAGGCTCATATTTTCGATGCTTATCATGCATAAAAAAGTTATTACTCATCCTTGGGTTTTGTTTTAGGAGATAGATTATTCTCACCATGCTTTTTGTGAGAAATTACTGATCTGGCACTCCAATGCATTTGAACATCTTGTACACATCTCCAGAAGACAATGTTGTAATTGTCCACAAcaccattctttttttaaaagcttttattttcagctcccaaATTTATGAACTGAAAGGATCTGTAACAAAGCAGATCTGTCTATAATGTAGCTAGAAATCAATTAGCAAATCTACTAAGCATGATGGTTCCAACAGAAACAATAATTTAGAGAATTATAAAGTTGGCATATAACATATTTCACTTTGTGACATTCAAAGTGCACTAAGGAATATCTGATGATCTATTCAAATTATAGAAACTCTAAACTtggaatttttaaattattattattattatttattagatttgtatgccgcccctctccgtagactctgggtgacttacagcaatgataaaaacaatatataataacaaatctaatagttggaatctaaaataacaataatacatttaaaaagtcgaaaaaacaagaaaccccaatatataaaaacatacatacagtcatcatacacaaaaaactacataggcagggggagatgtttcagttcccccacgcttgacggcagaggtgggttttaaggagtttacgaaaggcaaggagggtgggggcagttctaatctctggagggagctgattccagagggtcggagccaccacagagaaggctcttcccctgggtcccgccaaacgacatttagttgacgggacccggaggaaaccaactctgtgggacctaaccggtcgctgggattcgtgcggcagaaggcggtctcgtagataccctggtccggtgccacgaagggctttatgggtaa
This genomic interval carries:
- the TBCA gene encoding tubulin-specific chaperone A isoform X3; its protein translation is MCSLAKEKVMYEKEAKQQEEKIEKMKAEDGENYAIKKQTEILQESRMMIPDCHRRLEAAHSDLVQLLENEKDLEESEEYKDAQSVLGSIKLEA
- the TBCA gene encoding tubulin-specific chaperone A isoform X1 gives rise to the protein MADPRIRQIKIKTGIVKRLAKEKVMYEKEAKQQEEKIEKMKAEDGENYAIKKQTEILQESRMMIPDCHRRLEAAHSDLVQLLENEKDLEESEEYKDAQSVLGSIKLEA
- the TBCA gene encoding tubulin-specific chaperone A isoform X2, translating into MYEKEAKQQEEKIEKMKAEDGENYAIKKQTEILQESRMMIPDCHRRLEAAHSDLVQLLENEKDLEESEEYKDAQSVLGSIKLEA